CATCAGTAAACACTGGCTCTCTTGCAAACAAACGTCTATCCATTTCTAGTTTGACTAAACATGAAGCTTGGTTTAGTAAGTGTTACTATCACCTACGATTTATACATTCTATATAGGAAAGATTTCTTTTTACCAGATCATCGCATTGGGCTTGGTGGCCATCGCTGTTAGTCAGCCTGTCGCTGAAGATGCCGGACTGTCTGTCGCTCCAGTGGACGATGCCGCGATGGAAGCTGATACCGATGCTGCCATCGACATGATGCCCGATGAGTCTGCTCTGAAAATCATTATGCACAAACTGGAACACTGGCTAAAGAAATGCTACAAAAAGGGTGGCTGTCGTGACGGTACATATATAAcaatgatttaatttttttttaaatcattcaAATTACAAATAATTCTGTTACGAATTTCAGATTACCATCATGGCTACGGCCATCACGGCTACAGCCATCAGAGTTATGAAGGATACAGTTACGGGGGTTACGGCCATGGCAAATAAACAGCCTAGGTCAAAACATTGTCAATATTTTATATATCCCATGCCATAATAAGAATGTACGTGAACgctcaataaaaaaaattattactttTTAATGAATTTGTAACCAAAGAATGAAACCTGATACCTCAAGTATAAAACTTGAATTCTACTAATAAATGTGTAAACTATTACTAAATGTTCGTTGTAGCAAAACAATTAAAACATCCGAAACATTTAATAATAGTTTACACATCGGCAGAATTCAGGATTTATACTTACGGTATCCGCATATGCAGACAAAGACTAAACTCACCAAAGCAAAGGAGCAATAAATAACTTTCAATAAATATTCTCCAATGCGGTAACAAAGACATTAACACATTGGTTTACAATTCGTGCGTCAGTAAGATGGCTAAAAAGTTACATTAGATTACTCTAAGTGTCAAAAAAGATGAAACTAATCTAAAACACTATGTTTAAACGTAAAATGAAAGTTTGAAAGGGGTTGGCACTTTACTCGGCATTTAGCATAAAACCAGTAAAACAGTGGtcagaagaaataaaacagcTGAAAGAAGGATgaggcaaaaaaataaacctgatcaGTGCCACTGAAATACTGACATATTGTTTtaccttgttttgtttgtaccTTGTTACTGGTGTAGTTTAATGAAGATCCATCATTTGGCTGTCATTGTCTGGCCGGTTTACTGATTCTAGAAGGAAATAagcattttaaataaaaagaacaaaagaaatttataGAATTTACAATATTGTCAAAAGCCTGTTTCATATCTACCATTTTCTGACACATGTTTGCTAAAAAATCAAGTCTAATAATGTTCTATACATACGATGAGACAATGGTCTCCTTTGTCATGATTCTTTAGCTTACATTGCTGAATTATGCAATTCAAACAGAAACCTTACACTTATAAGCACTAAGCTTTACTAACTAAATATCATTGCAGCTTAATTTATGAGGAAATAACAAGTATTAAAAGTCACAACAAAACAGCCAAGCACTACTCTAATAACTTCGTTTAATTTTGTATCCATGAGGTATGACTGTCTaaaaggtttttaaaaaaggggaaaaaaaaataaaaattaaaaaaaaaaaaggggggggggaaatataaatataaataaaaaaaaaaaaaaaaaaaaaaaaaaaaaaaaaaaaaaaaaaaaaaaaaaaaaaaaaaaaaaaaaaaaaaaaaaaaaaaaaaaaaaaaaaaaaaaaaaaaaaaaaaaaaaaaaaaaaaaaaaaaaataaaaaaaaaaaaaaaaaaaaaaaaaaaaaaaaaaaaaaaaaaaaaaaaaaaaaaaaaaaaaaaaaaaaaaaaaaaaaaaataaaaaaaaaaaaaaaaaaaaaaaaaaaaaaaaaaaaaaaaaaaaaaaaaaaaaaaaaaaaaaaaaaaaaaaaaaaaaaaaaaaaaaaaaaaaaaaaaaaaaaaaaaaaaaaaaaaaaaaaaaaaaaaaaaaaaaaaaaaaaaaaaaaaaaaaaaaaaataaaaaataaaaaattaaaaaaaaaaaagtacctaTTCTTTAGCAAAATGTGCGAATTCGAGGTCGTATGTCGtaattcttttgtttgaaaacGCATGCAGCATTGCAAATTGTTGCGTGCAACGGTGCTGTAGAATTATATGtcaaaaacttgaaactttttcGTTTCCCTATATTTATTGagaagaaatttttaaaaatgtattagTAAACTTATTTCGAAAGCTCGCCATCCATGAGGCACTGAACACCATGACCTTTAAATTcgaaacaatattttaaagaTGGTGGGATGATTATCCCACCACCTTCGCCAGTCAACTTCTTCAAGTCTAAAGACAGAAAACCTTTTGATTTGTGCTGCCACCGAGTGGTGGTTATTGGAACATTAAACTgttatgttatttttttagttctagttaccaataaaacaaaacaaatgaataaataaattcacTTATTTATTACTTTAACGTATTCAGTGCGTTCACATGTATTGATGTTGAATAACCTCGCTCCAACGATAAATCCTCTGGTGGT
This genomic interval from Daphnia magna isolate NIES linkage group LG8, ASM2063170v1.1, whole genome shotgun sequence contains the following:
- the LOC116929243 gene encoding uncharacterized protein LOC116929243, whose amino-acid sequence is MKLGLIIALGLVAIAVSQPVAEDAGLSVAPVDDAAMEADTDAAIDMMPDESALKIIMHKLEHWLKKCYKKGGCRDDYHHGYGHHGYSHQSYEGYSYGGYGHGK